One Methylobacterium sp. AMS5 genomic region harbors:
- a CDS encoding O-antigen ligase family protein, giving the protein MLNFLLVVAVAVWFVLLYPLARHRLETRMGPLNGPLAVPFALMTIFALLPLVFNVPREDGNAVLEQGLTASNLALIVMTGLTGLYLMARIAVDRRVLLVAFSMPYLPFTLMILVNGLSTAWSIVPSYTVYRTVELAIFTLTSILIFDRSDIERRLANLFALFTVAWLVATTPIILDNVAHGVVFSSAKHNLMPYLCAAHAFLVIFDDRIPHRRAHLLLAFVGFVIAGSAASTASLVAAAPGMMVASRHRRLRLLGYTAFTVCLILFVVLMLGLSAFPALLDVVSVVLQKPPEELADATGRGTFWPVFIEATKDRFVGAGYAAGDRFIQLLIPVTALAETSSRDAVFISSSHNMLLSAWAGTGLIGLGLCAMVLGTALRWGMKLDRPGRRFVATCVFFLLFNGMTTPGIFQDWNINVLTFVGLLAYARIGALGREPAGAGVLVPRATPFGLPRAAPA; this is encoded by the coding sequence ATGCTGAACTTCCTCTTGGTCGTCGCGGTGGCCGTCTGGTTCGTGCTGCTCTACCCGCTGGCGCGCCACAGACTCGAGACCCGGATGGGGCCGCTGAACGGTCCGCTGGCAGTCCCGTTCGCCCTGATGACGATCTTCGCGCTGCTGCCGCTGGTCTTCAACGTCCCGCGGGAGGACGGCAACGCGGTGCTGGAGCAGGGGCTGACGGCCTCCAACCTCGCGCTCATCGTCATGACCGGGCTGACCGGGCTCTATCTCATGGCGCGGATCGCGGTGGACCGGCGCGTTTTGCTGGTGGCGTTCTCGATGCCGTACCTGCCGTTCACCCTGATGATCCTCGTGAACGGCCTCAGCACCGCGTGGTCGATCGTGCCGAGCTACACCGTCTATCGGACAGTGGAACTGGCGATCTTCACGCTCACCTCGATCCTGATCTTCGACCGCAGCGATATCGAGCGGCGGCTCGCCAATCTCTTCGCGCTGTTCACCGTCGCGTGGCTGGTCGCCACGACGCCGATCATCCTCGACAATGTCGCGCATGGGGTCGTGTTCTCGTCGGCCAAGCACAACCTGATGCCCTATCTCTGCGCCGCGCACGCCTTCCTCGTCATCTTCGACGACCGCATCCCGCATCGGCGCGCCCACCTCCTGCTCGCCTTCGTCGGCTTCGTCATCGCCGGCTCGGCCGCGAGCACCGCCTCGCTCGTGGCGGCAGCCCCCGGCATGATGGTGGCGTCGCGCCACCGCCGGCTGCGCCTCCTCGGCTACACGGCCTTCACCGTCTGCCTGATCCTGTTCGTGGTGCTGATGCTCGGCCTGTCCGCCTTCCCGGCCCTGCTCGACGTGGTCTCGGTGGTGCTGCAGAAGCCCCCGGAGGAGCTGGCCGACGCCACGGGGCGCGGCACCTTCTGGCCGGTCTTCATCGAGGCGACGAAGGACCGCTTCGTCGGTGCCGGCTACGCTGCGGGAGACCGCTTCATCCAGCTCCTCATTCCCGTCACGGCCTTGGCCGAGACGTCGTCGCGGGACGCCGTGTTCATCTCCAGCTCGCACAACATGCTGCTGAGCGCCTGGGCCGGGACGGGGCTGATCGGGCTCGGCCTCTGCGCGATGGTGCTGGGGACGGCCCTGCGCTGGGGGATGAAGCTCGACCGTCCCGGACGCCGCTTCGTTGCCACCTGCGTGTTCTTCCTGCTCTTCAACGGCATGACGACGCCGGGCATCTTTCAGGACTGGAACATCAACGTCCTCACCTTCGTGGGGCTGCTGGCCTATGCCCGCATCGGGGCCCTCGGGCGCGAGCCGGCGGGCGCAGGCGTCCTCGTTCCGCGCGCGACCCCCTTCGGTCTCCCGCGCGCGGCGCCCGCGTGA
- a CDS encoding SDR family NAD(P)-dependent oxidoreductase, translated as MNGDLKTGRLVVVTGASRGLGLAMAETLAADGFRVVAVARRPSEALEAAQERAGPGRIAFMAADLGEIDALQALAQRIRGEHGPVYGLVNNAALGTPGLLTTMPVSKIAELVHLNTLAPMVLTKYLARGMMTAGAGRIVNVSSIIAFTGYNALSVYAATKASMIGFTKSLAREVGRLGVTVNAVAPGFIETAMTGEMDEAERGRVANRSALKRLAEPQDVADAVAYLMSDRARNVTGTVLTIDAGSTA; from the coding sequence GTGAACGGCGATCTCAAGACCGGACGCCTCGTCGTCGTCACGGGCGCGAGCCGCGGGCTGGGCCTCGCCATGGCCGAAACCCTCGCCGCCGACGGGTTCCGCGTGGTGGCAGTGGCCCGGCGCCCGAGCGAGGCGCTGGAGGCAGCCCAGGAGCGGGCCGGCCCCGGCCGGATCGCCTTCATGGCCGCCGATCTCGGCGAGATCGACGCGCTCCAGGCTCTCGCCCAAAGAATCCGGGGCGAGCACGGCCCGGTCTACGGCCTCGTCAACAACGCCGCGCTCGGCACGCCCGGCCTGCTGACGACGATGCCGGTCTCGAAAATCGCCGAACTCGTCCACCTCAACACCCTCGCGCCGATGGTGCTGACCAAGTATCTCGCCCGCGGGATGATGACGGCCGGCGCCGGCCGCATCGTCAATGTCAGCTCGATCATCGCCTTCACCGGCTACAACGCCCTGTCGGTCTACGCCGCGACCAAGGCCTCGATGATCGGCTTCACCAAGTCGCTCGCCCGCGAGGTCGGGCGGTTGGGCGTGACGGTGAATGCGGTGGCGCCCGGCTTCATCGAGACGGCGATGACCGGCGAGATGGACGAGGCGGAGCGCGGGCGCGTGGCCAACCGCAGCGCCCTCAAGCGACTGGCCGAGCCGCAGGACGTGGCCGACGCCGTCGCCTACCTGATGTCGGACCGCGCCCGCAACGTCACCGGCACGGTGCTCACCATCGACGCCGGCAGCACGGCCTGA
- a CDS encoding exopolysaccharide transport family protein, whose product MPSRFFVGAEPGKPDVTPEPWFLDPREIGRALRARWALVLAPAVLLLAAAAAWLVLVPPLYPAVTQILIDPRGIQVVKDGVTPSDQASDASLFLVDSQIRVLISDDVLRQVVNRFKLDQDPEFVRPSSLLDTLKSSLSSLFVTAGGPADDTLTALRTLRDRATARRLERSFVVELAVTSQERRKSAELAQAIAETYLTTVSQAQAQVTRKAGEAVSSRLGELQDALRQAEDKAQKFRAANNLVGTRGQLVSEQALTQLNQQLGAARARAGELRGRLAQIEAVANGRADLNSVTEIVQSTTIGQLRAQLAQVEAARADTVSNLGPRHPTLRTGELQVQTLRNDINAEIRRIAAATRNDYRSALSNEASLAATLESRKKEALSVDKSFVRLRELERQVEASRAIYEAFLVRARELQEQQRLDTSTSRVISPASLPASRLGPPIPVIFAAALAAGLGLGAALALLAVPAAGRIGSRRRLQQIAGLPVIAALPAKVPTRTRSKAGSESLRADTAYDVAVARLGSRLQRDFGATRPTIVLVTSADDRSGKSELARSLAASAALDGQRVLLVDADPEAMISRDLRSKAKRGAADVLRTHSGLGDALVEGPTGVKILPFDDAALRLGTAAYTGAVLTAATAFDTVFVDIGLIGTDIAAERLAQDQRFPALLLTASTTRSGTARLRRALDALGRDPRVQLVMTDAEAEG is encoded by the coding sequence ATGCCTTCGCGATTCTTCGTCGGCGCCGAGCCGGGCAAGCCGGACGTGACGCCTGAACCCTGGTTCCTCGACCCGCGTGAGATTGGGCGGGCCCTGCGTGCGCGCTGGGCGCTCGTGCTGGCACCGGCTGTGCTGCTCCTGGCGGCGGCGGCGGCGTGGCTCGTCCTGGTGCCGCCGCTCTACCCCGCCGTGACGCAGATCCTGATCGACCCGCGCGGCATCCAAGTGGTCAAGGACGGCGTGACACCCTCGGATCAGGCGAGCGATGCGAGCCTGTTCCTCGTCGACAGCCAGATCCGCGTCCTCATCTCCGACGACGTGCTGCGGCAGGTGGTGAATCGGTTCAAGCTCGATCAGGACCCGGAATTCGTCCGCCCCTCCTCGCTGCTGGATACGCTCAAGAGCAGCCTCTCCTCTCTGTTCGTCACCGCCGGCGGCCCTGCCGACGACACGCTCACCGCCCTGCGGACCCTGCGCGATCGCGCGACCGCGCGCCGCTTGGAGCGCAGCTTCGTGGTCGAGCTTGCCGTCACCAGCCAGGAGCGCCGGAAATCCGCCGAACTCGCCCAGGCGATCGCCGAAACCTACCTCACCACCGTCTCGCAGGCGCAGGCGCAGGTGACCCGCAAGGCCGGTGAGGCGGTGTCGAGCCGCCTGGGCGAATTGCAGGACGCCCTCCGCCAGGCCGAGGACAAGGCGCAGAAGTTCCGCGCCGCCAACAATCTCGTCGGCACCCGCGGCCAGCTCGTCAGCGAGCAGGCGCTGACTCAGCTCAACCAGCAGCTCGGCGCGGCGCGCGCCCGGGCCGGCGAGCTGCGCGGGCGCCTCGCCCAGATCGAGGCGGTCGCCAACGGGCGGGCCGACCTCAACTCGGTGACCGAGATCGTCCAGTCCACGACGATCGGGCAATTGCGCGCCCAGCTCGCTCAGGTCGAGGCGGCCCGGGCCGACACGGTGTCCAACCTCGGCCCCCGTCACCCCACCCTGCGCACCGGCGAGCTGCAGGTGCAGACCCTGCGCAACGACATCAACGCCGAGATCCGCCGCATCGCGGCAGCCACGCGCAACGACTACCGGTCGGCGCTGTCCAACGAGGCCTCGCTTGCCGCCACCCTGGAGAGCCGCAAGAAGGAGGCTCTGTCCGTCGATAAGAGCTTCGTGCGCCTGCGCGAACTGGAGCGGCAGGTCGAAGCGAGCCGCGCGATCTACGAGGCCTTCCTCGTCCGCGCCCGCGAGCTTCAGGAGCAGCAGCGCCTCGACACCTCGACCTCGCGCGTCATCTCGCCCGCCTCGCTGCCGGCGAGCCGGCTCGGCCCCCCGATCCCGGTGATCTTCGCGGCGGCGCTGGCGGCGGGCCTCGGCCTCGGCGCCGCGCTCGCCCTGCTCGCCGTGCCGGCCGCGGGGCGGATCGGTTCGCGCCGCCGGCTTCAGCAGATCGCAGGGCTCCCCGTGATCGCCGCCCTGCCGGCCAAGGTGCCGACCAGGACGCGGAGCAAGGCGGGCAGCGAGTCCCTGCGCGCCGACACCGCCTACGACGTCGCCGTGGCCCGTCTCGGCAGCCGTCTGCAGCGCGACTTCGGCGCCACGCGGCCGACGATCGTCCTCGTCACCTCGGCGGACGACCGGAGCGGCAAGTCGGAATTGGCGCGCAGCCTCGCCGCTTCGGCCGCACTCGACGGCCAGCGGGTGCTGCTCGTCGATGCCGATCCGGAGGCGATGATCTCGCGCGATCTCCGGAGCAAGGCCAAGCGCGGCGCCGCCGACGTGCTGCGGACGCATTCGGGGCTCGGTGACGCGCTGGTCGAGGGGCCGACCGGGGTCAAGATCCTGCCCTTCGACGACGCGGCTCTGCGCCTCGGAACGGCGGCCTATACCGGCGCGGTCCTGACGGCGGCGACCGCGTTCGACACGGTCTTCGTCGATATCGGACTGATCGGCACCGACATCGCCGCCGAGCGCCTCGCCCAGGACCAGCGCTTCCCGGCCCTGCTGCTGACGGCGAGCACCACCCGCAGCGGCACCGCCCGGCTGCGGCGGGCGCTCGATGCCCTCGGCCGCGACCCGCGGGTGCAGCTCGTCATGACCGACGCCGAGGCCGAGGGGTGA